A portion of the Pseudoxanthomonas sp. JBR18 genome contains these proteins:
- a CDS encoding DUF2007 domain-containing protein produces the protein MQVAYRADNLFDAHLARHALEDAGIPAFVFGESLLGAGGELPLFGVLRVCVPDVALPQARDALQASGLLDEPPAPISEELPDPGLLPA, from the coding sequence ATGCAAGTCGCCTATCGCGCTGACAACCTGTTCGATGCCCATCTGGCCAGGCACGCGCTGGAAGATGCCGGCATCCCGGCCTTCGTGTTCGGTGAGTCCTTGCTGGGGGCCGGTGGCGAACTGCCGCTGTTCGGCGTGCTGCGGGTCTGTGTGCCGGACGTGGCTTTGCCGCAGGCCCGCGACGCGCTGCAGGCCTCGGGCTTGCTGGACGAGCCGCCCGCCCCCATTTCCGAGGAGCTACCCGATCCGGGGCTGCTGCCCGCCTGA
- a CDS encoding Gfo/Idh/MocA family oxidoreductase gives MTSMSFGRRRVLAGLGAAAVSMALPSALAATPDRRLGVAIAGLGNYAQGRIAPGLALTRHCRLAGIVTGTPAKIPVWQARHRLPDRNVYSYESFDRIADNPDIDVVYIITPPHLHAALAVRAANAGKHVWCEKPMAMNAAECEQMIAACRRNKVTLAIGYRMQHEPNTRTLMGYAASRPFGRIQRVTAQAGYRGYDTGDLHPRNWRLARAFGGGPMYDMGIYPLNAARYTTGVEPLAVSARSRVDRPEVFDQVEEHMDFTLEFPDGVVAECATSFGRSMNTLRADCADGWYALEPFQSYSGVRGQASDGRRLDATVRHQQALQMDDDALAILQGRPLLVPGEEGLRDLRVMDAIFRSAKENGRRITL, from the coding sequence ATGACCAGCATGTCATTTGGACGCCGGCGCGTGCTGGCCGGATTGGGCGCGGCCGCTGTGTCGATGGCGCTGCCGAGCGCGCTGGCCGCCACACCCGATCGGAGGCTGGGCGTGGCCATCGCCGGGCTGGGCAACTACGCGCAGGGACGCATCGCCCCGGGCCTGGCGCTGACCCGGCACTGCCGCCTGGCCGGCATCGTGACCGGTACGCCGGCCAAGATCCCGGTATGGCAGGCACGTCATCGGCTGCCTGACCGCAATGTCTACAGCTACGAGAGCTTCGACCGGATCGCCGACAACCCCGACATCGACGTGGTCTACATCATCACCCCGCCACACCTGCACGCTGCATTGGCCGTGCGCGCGGCCAATGCCGGCAAGCATGTGTGGTGCGAAAAGCCGATGGCGATGAACGCGGCCGAATGCGAGCAGATGATCGCCGCCTGCCGCCGCAACAAGGTCACCCTGGCCATCGGCTACCGGATGCAGCACGAACCCAATACGCGCACGCTGATGGGCTACGCGGCGTCGCGCCCGTTCGGCCGCATCCAGCGCGTCACCGCGCAGGCCGGCTATCGCGGCTACGACACCGGTGACCTGCACCCGCGCAATTGGCGGCTGGCGCGCGCGTTCGGGGGCGGGCCGATGTACGACATGGGCATCTATCCGCTCAACGCCGCGCGCTACACCACCGGCGTCGAACCGCTGGCGGTCAGCGCACGCAGCCGCGTGGACCGGCCTGAGGTGTTCGACCAGGTCGAGGAGCACATGGACTTCACCCTGGAGTTCCCCGATGGCGTGGTGGCCGAGTGCGCCACCAGCTTCGGGCGCTCGATGAATACCTTGCGCGCCGACTGCGCCGATGGCTGGTACGCGCTGGAGCCGTTCCAGAGCTACAGCGGAGTGCGTGGGCAGGCCAGTGATGGACGCCGCTTGGACGCCACGGTGCGCCACCAGCAGGCGCTGCAGATGGATGACGACGCACTGGCGATCCTGCAGGGCCGGCCGCTGCTCGTGCCCGGCGAGGAAGGCCTGCGCGACCTGCGGGTGATGGACGCGATCTTCCGCTCGGCCAAGGAGAATGGGCGGCGGATCACCCTGTAA
- a CDS encoding class I SAM-dependent methyltransferase has protein sequence MEQDLIDYREIAEKYTFAEHAAKANDYFAKITIDSPVARKPFASPHEVPGTVGGIAMVVSGLNLFHAARVLDFGAGTCWVSRLLAMMGCEVTAADVSANALRIGKQLINSDPVGRHLNVSFALLDGPKLPFADESFDRIVIFDAFHHCRDQLPMIGEFFRVLGPGGIVAFHEPGPDHSRSPQSQYEMRHFDVIEGDVVVEDLFAEAERVGFERMQLAAYGTHPAFMDLDGYREFLGRRGDKGAWLAEQARLECEQRRVFFLYKGGHCATDSRSSTGLAASLDGLSLECTPAGIEVAGVIANTGGATWLPSFGDIGSVNLGAHMKDEHGTYDHDWGRLAVSTAAVPPGGDCMIKGLISWPVANRFTLTLDLVAEGVAWFELCGTHPVTFTVDRAMGLVERAG, from the coding sequence ATGGAACAAGATCTGATTGACTATCGGGAAATCGCGGAGAAGTACACCTTCGCCGAGCATGCAGCGAAGGCCAACGACTACTTCGCCAAGATCACCATCGATTCCCCGGTTGCCCGCAAACCGTTTGCCTCTCCCCACGAGGTGCCGGGCACGGTCGGCGGCATTGCCATGGTCGTCTCCGGGCTGAATCTGTTCCACGCTGCAAGGGTTCTCGACTTCGGCGCCGGCACCTGCTGGGTGAGTCGTCTTCTTGCGATGATGGGGTGCGAGGTTACAGCGGCCGATGTGTCAGCTAACGCCTTGCGAATTGGCAAACAGCTCATCAACTCCGATCCCGTCGGCAGGCACTTGAACGTTTCCTTCGCCCTGCTGGATGGCCCTAAGCTGCCGTTCGCGGATGAGTCGTTCGATCGCATCGTGATCTTCGATGCCTTCCATCATTGCCGCGATCAGCTCCCAATGATTGGCGAGTTCTTCCGCGTGCTGGGACCCGGTGGCATCGTCGCATTCCATGAGCCGGGCCCCGACCACTCCCGCAGTCCCCAGTCCCAGTACGAGATGCGCCACTTCGATGTCATCGAGGGTGACGTCGTGGTCGAGGACTTGTTTGCAGAGGCGGAGCGCGTCGGCTTCGAGCGCATGCAGCTCGCGGCTTATGGGACCCATCCTGCATTCATGGATCTGGATGGCTATCGGGAGTTCCTTGGACGCCGCGGAGACAAGGGCGCATGGCTCGCAGAACAGGCGCGCTTGGAGTGCGAACAGCGCCGCGTCTTCTTCCTGTACAAGGGCGGCCACTGCGCCACCGACTCGCGGTCGTCAACGGGCCTGGCGGCTTCCCTGGACGGCTTGAGCCTGGAATGCACGCCTGCCGGCATTGAGGTCGCGGGCGTCATAGCGAACACAGGCGGGGCCACATGGCTGCCGTCGTTCGGAGACATTGGCTCGGTCAACCTCGGTGCACACATGAAGGACGAGCACGGCACCTATGACCATGACTGGGGCCGGCTTGCCGTGTCAACGGCCGCGGTTCCTCCTGGGGGAGACTGCATGATCAAGGGGCTCATCTCCTGGCCGGTGGCCAATAGGTTCACCCTCACGCTGGACCTGGTTGCCGAGGGTGTCGCCTGGTTCGAGCTATGCGGGACACATCCGGTCACGTTCACGGTTGACCGGGCCATGGGTCTGGTGGAGCGGGCGGGATAG
- a CDS encoding homoserine kinase has translation MRREARAFSPASVGNVGVGFDILGHVIEGPGDTVTVRRIDAATVRIVAIRGTTVDLPLDAPSNTAGAALIAMREALGLSFGFEMEIDKGIPLGSGMGGSAASCVAALVAANALLDAPLTPQALYPFALEGEAVASGGKHGDNLGPMLLGGLVLATAEHLASVPVPQGWHSLLVHPDAILETRRARAALQGAYELKDFVHQSANLALVLAGCHASDATLVRAGLKDVLVEPRRSPLIVGFDSAKAAMLAGGAMGASISGAGPSLFGWFESRAEAQAAAPAVQAAFDQAGFSSQAWVSRIAAPGAHVL, from the coding sequence GTGAGGCGGGAAGCGCGCGCCTTCTCGCCGGCTTCGGTCGGCAATGTCGGGGTCGGGTTCGACATCCTCGGTCACGTCATCGAAGGTCCGGGCGACACGGTCACCGTGCGTCGCATCGATGCGGCGACAGTGCGCATCGTCGCCATCCGCGGCACCACCGTCGACCTGCCGCTGGACGCGCCGTCCAACACCGCCGGCGCGGCGCTGATCGCGATGCGCGAGGCGCTGGGGCTGTCGTTCGGCTTCGAGATGGAGATCGACAAGGGCATTCCGCTGGGCTCGGGCATGGGCGGGTCGGCCGCTTCGTGCGTCGCGGCGCTGGTGGCGGCCAATGCGCTGCTCGATGCGCCGCTGACGCCGCAGGCGCTGTACCCGTTCGCGCTGGAAGGCGAGGCGGTCGCCAGTGGCGGCAAGCACGGCGACAACCTGGGGCCGATGCTGCTGGGCGGCCTGGTCCTGGCCACGGCCGAACACCTGGCCAGCGTGCCGGTGCCGCAAGGCTGGCACAGCCTGCTGGTGCACCCGGATGCGATCCTGGAAACCCGTCGCGCCCGCGCCGCCTTGCAGGGCGCGTACGAGTTGAAGGACTTCGTCCACCAAAGCGCCAACCTGGCCCTGGTCCTGGCCGGCTGCCATGCCAGCGATGCCACGCTGGTGCGTGCGGGCCTCAAGGACGTGCTGGTCGAGCCGCGTCGCTCGCCGCTGATCGTCGGCTTCGACTCGGCCAAGGCGGCGATGCTGGCGGGCGGTGCGATGGGCGCCAGCATTTCCGGCGCCGGGCCCAGCCTCTTCGGCTGGTTCGAGAGCCGGGCCGAGGCGCAGGCCGCCGCGCCGGCGGTGCAGGCGGCCTTCGACCAGGCCGGTTTCAGCTCGCAGGCCTGGGTGTCGCGCATCGCCGCGCCTGGCGCGCATGTCCTGTGA
- the thrC gene encoding threonine synthase, whose protein sequence is MNFVSTRNASPAASLSAAIAAGLAPDGGLYVPQVMPAARTLVAGDTLAQTATTLLQPFFAGDGLEGELSAICEAAFGFPAPLLPLATPGDHVLELFHGPTAAFKDFGARFLAQCLTRLRGAQAKPLTILVATSGDTGAAVAAAFHQQPGLRVVVLYPDGRVSPRQAHQLGCFGDNITALRVAGWFDDCQALVKRALGDEGLQARAPLSSANSISLGRLLPQMSYYAHAALRHHAQTGNVLNFVIPTGNLGNAMAAILARALGVPIGRIVLATNANRVLPDYFDGGDYAPQPSVATIANAMDVGAPSNFERLRWLYQGDDAALREAFTSASVDDEAIRLVIARRFRHFGEVFCPHTATAIKVLEDLRNQGADGDWAVAATAHPAKFESVVEPLVGAVAVPPALNELLQRPAHADLIDPHYDALVARIAG, encoded by the coding sequence ATGAACTTCGTTTCCACCCGCAACGCCTCCCCCGCAGCCTCCCTGAGCGCGGCCATCGCCGCCGGCCTGGCGCCCGACGGAGGCCTGTACGTCCCGCAGGTCATGCCGGCCGCGCGCACGCTGGTCGCTGGCGACACCCTGGCGCAGACCGCGACCACGCTGCTGCAGCCATTCTTCGCCGGTGACGGCCTGGAAGGCGAGCTGTCCGCGATCTGCGAGGCCGCTTTCGGCTTCCCCGCGCCGTTGCTGCCACTGGCCACACCGGGCGACCACGTGCTGGAGCTGTTCCATGGGCCGACGGCGGCGTTCAAGGATTTCGGCGCGCGCTTCCTGGCGCAGTGCCTGACTCGCCTGCGTGGCGCGCAGGCCAAGCCGCTCACCATCCTGGTCGCCACCTCGGGCGACACCGGCGCGGCGGTGGCCGCCGCGTTCCACCAGCAGCCGGGCCTGCGCGTGGTGGTGCTGTATCCGGACGGGCGCGTGTCGCCGCGCCAGGCGCACCAGTTGGGCTGCTTCGGCGACAACATCACCGCGCTGCGCGTGGCCGGCTGGTTCGACGACTGCCAGGCGCTGGTCAAACGCGCGCTGGGCGACGAGGGGCTGCAGGCGCGTGCGCCGCTGAGCTCGGCCAATAGCATCAGCTTGGGGAGGCTGCTGCCGCAGATGAGCTATTACGCGCACGCGGCGTTGCGCCACCACGCGCAGACCGGCAACGTGCTGAACTTCGTCATCCCCACCGGCAACCTGGGCAATGCGATGGCCGCGATCCTGGCGCGCGCCTTGGGCGTGCCGATCGGCCGCATCGTGCTGGCCACCAATGCCAACCGCGTACTGCCTGACTACTTCGACGGCGGTGACTACGCGCCGCAGCCCAGCGTGGCGACCATCGCCAACGCGATGGATGTGGGCGCGCCAAGCAACTTCGAGCGCCTGCGCTGGCTCTACCAGGGCGACGACGCGGCGCTGCGTGAGGCCTTCACCTCGGCCAGCGTGGATGACGAGGCGATCCGCCTGGTCATCGCCCGGCGGTTTCGCCACTTCGGCGAGGTCTTTTGCCCGCACACCGCCACGGCGATCAAGGTGCTGGAGGATCTGCGCAACCAGGGCGCGGATGGTGACTGGGCGGTGGCGGCCACCGCGCACCCGGCCAAGTTCGAGAGCGTGGTCGAGCCGTTGGTCGGCGCGGTCGCGGTGCCGCCAGCCTTGAATGAGCTGTTGCAGCGCCCGGCCCATGCCGACCTGATCGACCCGCACTACGACGCGCTGGTGGCCCGGATCGCGGGCTGA
- a CDS encoding glutamine--tRNA ligase/YqeY domain fusion protein, producing MSDTPALPADSAPEKRDFIRQIVREDLAQGRHQGIRTRFPPEPNGYLHIGHAKAICLDFGVAAEFGGVCNLRLDDTNPAKEDPEFVAAIQDDVRWLGFDWANLRHASDYFEVLYLAAEKLVQQGDAFVCDLSAEEVREYRGTLTEPGRNSPYRDRSVEENLDLLRRMRAGEFPDGARTLRAKIDMASGNINLRDPALYRIKHVEHQNTGNEWPIYPMYDFAHSLSDSVEGITHSLCTLEFEDHRPLYDWCVDKVDLVGHPELLQPLLDKGLPKEAAKPRQIEFSRLNINFTVMSKRKLTQLVTEGLVEGWDDPRMYTLQGLRRRGYTPASLRLLVDRVGISKQNSVIDFSVLEGCLRDDLDASAPRRMAVVSPLKLVLTNVAEDHVESLTFSNHPKDETQGTRQVPFSRELWIDREDFAEVPPKGWKRLIPGGEVRLRGAGIIKCDEVIKDADGQIVVLHGTLDPESRPGMEGANRKIKGTIHWVDAQAGVEAEIRLFDRLFSVAKPDDESEGKTYRDYLNPESKRVVTGYVEPAAAQATPETSFQFERTGYFVADRRDHSADKPVFNRSVTLRDTWAAQA from the coding sequence ATGTCCGACACGCCTGCCCTGCCCGCCGATTCCGCACCGGAAAAACGGGATTTCATCCGCCAGATCGTCCGCGAGGATCTGGCCCAGGGCCGGCACCAGGGCATCCGCACCCGCTTTCCGCCCGAGCCCAACGGCTACCTGCACATCGGCCATGCCAAGGCGATCTGCCTGGATTTCGGCGTGGCGGCCGAGTTCGGCGGGGTCTGCAACCTGCGTCTGGACGACACTAACCCGGCCAAGGAAGACCCCGAGTTCGTCGCCGCCATCCAGGACGATGTGCGCTGGCTGGGCTTTGACTGGGCCAACCTGCGCCATGCCTCGGACTACTTCGAGGTGCTGTACCTGGCCGCCGAGAAACTGGTCCAGCAGGGCGATGCCTTCGTCTGCGATCTGTCGGCCGAGGAAGTGCGCGAATACCGCGGCACCCTGACCGAGCCGGGCCGCAACTCGCCCTACCGCGACCGCAGCGTGGAGGAAAACCTGGACCTGCTGCGGCGCATGCGCGCCGGCGAGTTCCCCGATGGCGCCCGCACCCTGCGCGCCAAGATCGACATGGCCAGCGGCAACATCAACCTGCGCGACCCAGCGCTGTACCGAATCAAGCACGTCGAGCACCAGAACACCGGCAACGAATGGCCGATCTACCCGATGTACGACTTCGCCCATAGCTTGAGCGATTCGGTCGAGGGCATCACCCACTCGCTGTGTACGCTCGAGTTCGAGGACCACCGCCCGCTGTACGACTGGTGCGTGGACAAGGTGGACCTGGTCGGCCATCCCGAGCTGCTGCAGCCGTTGCTGGACAAGGGCCTGCCCAAGGAAGCGGCCAAGCCGCGTCAGATCGAGTTTTCGCGGTTGAACATCAATTTCACCGTAATGAGCAAGCGCAAGCTGACCCAACTGGTGACCGAAGGCCTGGTGGAAGGCTGGGACGACCCGCGCATGTACACGCTGCAGGGCCTGCGCCGCCGCGGCTATACGCCAGCATCCTTGCGCCTGCTGGTGGACCGGGTGGGCATCTCCAAGCAGAACTCGGTGATCGACTTCTCCGTGCTGGAAGGCTGCCTGCGCGACGACCTGGACGCCAGCGCGCCGCGGCGCATGGCCGTGGTCAGCCCGCTCAAGCTGGTGCTGACCAACGTGGCCGAAGACCACGTCGAGTCGCTGACCTTCTCCAACCATCCCAAGGACGAGACTCAGGGCACGCGCCAGGTGCCGTTCTCGCGCGAGCTGTGGATCGACCGTGAGGATTTCGCCGAGGTGCCGCCCAAGGGCTGGAAGCGCCTGATCCCCGGTGGCGAAGTGCGCCTGCGCGGCGCCGGCATCATCAAGTGCGACGAGGTCATCAAGGACGCCGACGGCCAGATCGTCGTCCTGCATGGCACGCTGGACCCGGAATCGCGCCCGGGCATGGAAGGCGCCAACCGCAAGATCAAGGGCACGATCCACTGGGTCGACGCCCAGGCGGGCGTGGAGGCGGAGATCCGCCTGTTCGACCGCCTGTTCTCGGTGGCCAAGCCGGACGATGAAAGCGAGGGCAAGACCTATCGCGACTACCTCAACCCGGAGTCCAAGCGCGTGGTGACCGGTTATGTCGAACCGGCCGCCGCGCAGGCAACGCCGGAAACCTCGTTCCAGTTCGAGCGCACCGGCTACTTTGTCGCCGACCGCCGCGATCACAGCGCCGACAAGCCGGTGTTCAATCGCAGCGTGACCCTGCGCGATACCTGGGCGGCCCAGGCCTGA
- the thrA gene encoding bifunctional aspartate kinase/homoserine dehydrogenase I, whose product MSSVASEPVQASPSHRVVAHKFGGTSVADAARYRHVADLLLARDEDEQVTVVSAMKGVTDALIDLAARAADDQADWRDHWHELRARHRGAAVALLGEDSGPTVDWLDAQFDRLAEVLQALSVIGGLPVEVVERVQGLGEVYSARLLGDHLRSRGEDADVLDAREVLVVDRGELGVDVDWDTSAQRLAQWRQAHPARRVVVTGFVARDRGNRITTLGRNGSDYSGAIFAALFNADELHIWTDVDGVLSADPRVVPEAVQLETLSYDEACELAYFGAKVVHPQTMSPAIERGLPIIIRNTFQPEHPGTRITARKDANGPVKGLTLSPELAVVNLEGTGLIGVPGTAERVFSALRAARVSVVMISQGSSEHSICCVVKSADAVRARTALLSAFAHELGIGQIQRVQLTDGVSVLAAVGDGMAGMPGVAARLFESLGRARVNILAIAQGSSERNISVAIASSDATKALRAAHAGFWLSAQTFAVGVIGPGNVGRAFLQQLQAAQPQLLGKADVDLRLRAIASSRRMLLSGRSIEGDWQAQLQQAREPLDLDRFTEHLLASHLPHTVIVDCSASPEVADRYAAWLAAGIHVVTPNKQAGAGSLQRYEAIEEAAASSGARFRYEATVGAGLPVITTLRDLVDTGDTVTSIEGIFSGTLAWLFNKFDGSVPFSDLVIQARAMGYTEPDPRDDLSGTDVGRKLVILAREAGRALSLEDVQVESLVPEALRQASVEDFMARLHEVDAAFSQRLADAKAAGKVLRYVARLDDAGASVGLVELPADHAFANLRLTDNIVQFTTRRYCDNPLIVQGPGAGPEVTAAGVFADLLRVAAGQGARL is encoded by the coding sequence ATGTCGTCCGTCGCATCCGAACCCGTCCAAGCTTCTCCATCGCACAGGGTCGTCGCCCACAAGTTCGGCGGCACCTCCGTGGCCGATGCCGCGCGCTATCGCCACGTGGCCGATCTGCTGCTGGCGCGCGACGAGGACGAGCAGGTCACCGTGGTGTCGGCGATGAAGGGCGTGACCGACGCCCTGATCGACCTGGCCGCGCGCGCGGCGGACGACCAGGCCGACTGGCGCGATCACTGGCATGAACTGCGCGCCCGCCATCGTGGCGCGGCCGTGGCCCTGCTGGGCGAGGACTCGGGCCCGACGGTGGACTGGCTGGATGCGCAGTTCGACCGCCTGGCCGAGGTGCTGCAGGCGCTGTCGGTGATTGGCGGGCTGCCGGTCGAGGTGGTCGAGCGCGTGCAGGGGCTCGGCGAGGTGTATTCGGCGCGCCTGCTGGGCGATCACCTGCGCAGTCGCGGCGAGGATGCCGACGTGCTCGACGCGCGCGAGGTGCTGGTGGTGGACCGGGGTGAGCTGGGCGTAGACGTGGACTGGGACACCAGCGCCCAGCGCCTGGCCCAGTGGCGGCAGGCGCATCCGGCGCGGCGCGTGGTGGTGACCGGCTTCGTCGCGCGCGACCGCGGCAACCGCATCACCACCCTGGGCCGCAACGGCAGCGACTATTCCGGTGCGATCTTCGCTGCGTTGTTCAACGCCGACGAGCTGCACATCTGGACCGATGTCGATGGCGTGCTCTCGGCCGATCCGCGCGTGGTGCCCGAAGCGGTGCAGCTGGAAACCCTGAGCTACGACGAGGCCTGCGAGCTGGCCTACTTCGGCGCCAAGGTCGTGCATCCGCAGACCATGTCGCCGGCGATCGAGCGTGGCCTGCCGATCATCATCCGCAACACCTTCCAGCCCGAGCATCCGGGCACGCGCATCACCGCGCGCAAGGACGCCAACGGGCCGGTGAAGGGTCTGACGCTCTCGCCCGAGCTGGCGGTGGTCAACCTGGAGGGCACCGGCCTGATCGGCGTGCCGGGCACGGCCGAGCGCGTGTTCTCCGCGCTGCGCGCCGCGCGGGTGTCGGTGGTGATGATTTCGCAGGGCTCCTCGGAGCATTCGATCTGCTGCGTGGTGAAATCCGCCGACGCGGTGCGGGCGCGCACTGCGCTGCTGAGCGCCTTCGCCCACGAGTTGGGCATCGGCCAGATCCAGCGCGTGCAGCTCACCGATGGGGTCAGCGTGCTGGCCGCGGTGGGCGACGGCATGGCCGGCATGCCCGGCGTGGCCGCGCGCTTGTTCGAATCGCTGGGCCGGGCGCGGGTGAACATCCTGGCCATCGCCCAGGGCTCGTCCGAGCGCAACATCTCGGTGGCCATCGCCAGCAGCGATGCAACCAAGGCCCTGCGCGCGGCGCATGCCGGCTTCTGGCTCTCGGCGCAGACCTTCGCGGTGGGCGTGATCGGCCCCGGCAATGTGGGCCGGGCCTTCCTGCAGCAGCTGCAGGCCGCCCAGCCGCAGCTGTTGGGCAAGGCCGATGTGGACCTGCGCCTGCGCGCCATCGCTTCCTCGCGGCGCATGCTGCTGTCCGGGCGCAGCATCGAAGGCGACTGGCAGGCGCAGCTGCAGCAGGCGCGCGAGCCGCTGGACCTAGACCGCTTCACCGAGCACCTGCTGGCCTCGCACCTGCCGCATACGGTGATCGTCGATTGCTCGGCCAGCCCGGAAGTTGCCGACCGTTACGCGGCTTGGCTGGCCGCCGGCATCCACGTGGTCACGCCCAACAAGCAGGCCGGCGCCGGCTCGCTGCAGCGTTACGAGGCCATCGAGGAAGCCGCCGCCAGCAGCGGCGCGCGCTTCCGCTACGAGGCCACGGTCGGCGCGGGCCTGCCGGTGATCACCACGCTGCGCGACTTGGTCGACACTGGTGACACGGTCACCAGCATCGAGGGCATCTTCTCGGGCACGCTGGCCTGGCTGTTCAACAAGTTCGATGGCTCGGTGCCGTTCTCCGACCTGGTCATCCAGGCGCGCGCGATGGGCTATACCGAGCCGGATCCGCGCGATGACCTGTCCGGTACCGATGTCGGCCGCAAGCTGGTGATCCTGGCGCGCGAAGCCGGCCGGGCGCTGTCGCTGGAGGACGTGCAGGTGGAAAGCCTGGTGCCCGAGGCGCTGCGCCAGGCCAGCGTCGAGGACTTCATGGCGCGTCTGCACGAGGTGGACGCCGCCTTCTCCCAGCGCCTGGCCGATGCCAAGGCCGCCGGCAAGGTGCTGCGTTACGTGGCGCGCCTGGATGACGCCGGCGCCAGCGTCGGCCTGGTCGAGCTGCCGGCCGACCATGCCTTCGCCAACCTGCGTCTGACCGACAACATCGTGCAGTTCACCACCCGCCGCTACTGCGACAATCCGTTGATCGTGCAGGGCCCAGGCGCCGGCCCGGAAGTCACCGCCGCCGGCGTGTTCGCCGACCTGCTGCGTGTGGCGGCCGGGCAGGGGGCGCGCCTGTGA
- the rlmM gene encoding 23S rRNA (cytidine(2498)-2'-O)-methyltransferase RlmM, translated as MTGLLCTCRQGFEPELAGELTQRAAEAGCAGYARTQRNDGYVVFACDDIGLAAALPWRGLVFARQKLALVAELRDLDPADRIAPMLAALAGAPRLGDVWVEHPDTDAAKPLAGLARSFGNALRPALRKAGLLTPKEDARLPRLHVLFVEGTHALLGIAQPADAAPWPLGIPRLRLMPDAPSRSALKLEEAFLALLAPSERETLLHPGMTAADLGAAPGGWTWVLTRQQLHVTSIDNGPLRQHVLDTGLVTHLRADGFRWQPAQPLDWMVCDMVEQPRRVAERMATWLREGWCRHTVFNLKLPMKKRWDETVLCLEILREQAGGLRTLRAKQLYHDREEITVFATKGPR; from the coding sequence GTGACCGGCCTGCTGTGCACCTGCCGCCAGGGCTTCGAGCCGGAACTGGCCGGCGAGCTGACCCAGCGCGCGGCCGAGGCGGGTTGTGCCGGCTACGCGCGCACCCAGCGCAACGACGGCTACGTCGTGTTCGCCTGCGATGACATCGGCCTGGCCGCCGCCCTGCCCTGGCGCGGGCTGGTCTTCGCCCGACAGAAGCTGGCCCTGGTCGCCGAACTGCGCGACCTGGACCCAGCCGACCGCATCGCCCCGATGCTGGCCGCGCTGGCCGGTGCGCCGCGCTTGGGCGATGTGTGGGTGGAGCATCCGGACACCGACGCGGCCAAGCCCCTAGCTGGGCTGGCACGCAGCTTCGGCAATGCGCTGCGTCCGGCGCTGCGCAAAGCCGGCTTGCTGACGCCCAAGGAAGACGCGCGCCTGCCGCGCCTGCACGTGCTGTTCGTCGAAGGCACCCACGCCCTGCTCGGCATCGCCCAGCCGGCCGATGCGGCGCCCTGGCCGCTGGGCATCCCGCGCCTGCGGCTGATGCCCGATGCCCCGTCGCGCTCGGCCCTGAAGCTGGAAGAAGCCTTCCTGGCCCTGCTCGCCCCCAGCGAACGCGAGACTCTGCTGCACCCCGGTATGACCGCAGCCGACCTAGGCGCCGCGCCGGGCGGCTGGACCTGGGTGCTGACCCGGCAGCAGTTACACGTGACCAGCATCGACAACGGCCCGCTGCGCCAGCACGTGCTCGATACCGGCCTGGTGACCCACCTGCGCGCCGATGGCTTCCGCTGGCAACCCGCCCAGCCGCTGGACTGGATGGTCTGCGACATGGTCGAACAGCCGCGCCGCGTGGCCGAACGCATGGCCACCTGGCTGCGCGAAGGCTGGTGCCGGCACACCGTGTTCAACCTCAAGCTGCCGATGAAGAAACGCTGGGACGAGACCGTGTTGTGCCTGGAGATCCTGCGCGAACAGGCCGGCGGCCTGCGCACGCTGCGCGCCAAGCAGCTCTACCACGACCGCGAGGAGATCACGGTCTTCGCGACCAAGGGCCCGCGCTGA
- a CDS encoding nucleoside deaminase: MLYAQVHLTLPAWVHDAVDMARTYDSDADKVALAIDLARLNVEHASGGPFGAAVFDAQHRIVAVGVNRVVPQNTSLAHAENMAYMLAQQRVQSFRLNAVLPGPVTLATSAQPCCQCFGATVWAGVDRLLIGARAEDVEALTDFDEGPLPADWIGELNKRDIEVLRDLHRDDACAVLAHYGQHGPQY, from the coding sequence ATGCTGTACGCGCAAGTCCACCTCACCCTGCCCGCCTGGGTCCACGACGCGGTGGACATGGCCCGCACCTACGACAGCGACGCCGACAAGGTGGCGCTGGCGATCGACCTGGCGCGCCTGAACGTCGAGCACGCCAGCGGCGGCCCGTTCGGCGCGGCCGTGTTCGATGCGCAGCACCGCATCGTCGCGGTAGGCGTCAACCGCGTGGTGCCGCAGAACACCTCGCTGGCACATGCCGAGAACATGGCCTACATGCTGGCCCAGCAGCGCGTGCAGTCCTTCCGCCTCAACGCGGTGTTGCCCGGCCCGGTGACCCTGGCGACCTCGGCCCAGCCGTGCTGCCAGTGCTTCGGCGCCACGGTGTGGGCCGGCGTGGACCGGCTGCTCATCGGCGCGCGGGCCGAGGATGTGGAGGCGCTGACCGACTTCGACGAAGGCCCGCTGCCGGCCGACTGGATCGGTGAACTCAACAAGCGCGACATCGAGGTCTTGCGGGATCTACACCGTGACGACGCGTGCGCGGTCCTGGCCCATTACGGCCAGCACGGCCCGCAGTACTGA